The window CTATTCCTTTGTATAAATCTTCTTCCTTTTCAAATATATAATTATTTAAATATTCTTCTTTCAATGTATTATAGTATCTTTCCATAACTGCATTATCATAAGGACAACCTGCTTTACTCATACTTTGTATTATTCCTTGTTCCTCACAATATTTTACAAATTCTTTTGAAGTAAATTGACTCCCTTGATCACTATGTAATATTATTTCTTTATTTGCCCTTGGGTTATCCTTAAAAGCCTTATTTAAAGCTCTCTTCGCTAACTCTGTATCCATTCTCTTTCCACAAACACTTGAAACTACACTTCTATCATACAAATCTATCACTGTACAATTATATCTTACATCATTATTTAATAAATATATATATGTAAA of the Streptobacillus felis genome contains:
- a CDS encoding IS3 family transposase codes for the protein FTYIYLLNNDVRYNCTVIDLYDRSVVSSVCGKRMDTELAKRALNKAFKDNPRANKEIILHSDQGSQFTSKEFVKYCEEQGIIQSMSKAGCPYDNAVMERYYNTLKEEYLNNYIFEKEEDLYKGIEEFSYVYYNYVRPHSYNGYLTPMEVRRRK